One segment of Phosphitispora fastidiosa DNA contains the following:
- the spoVG gene encoding septation regulator SpoVG, with protein MNVTDVRVRKINQDGKMKAIVSVTLDDSFVIHDVKVVEGQNGLFVAMPSRKTPDGEFRDIAHPITSTAREVIQSAVLEAYQNALATA; from the coding sequence ATGAATGTCACTGATGTGCGGGTAAGAAAAATTAACCAGGACGGCAAGATGAAGGCTATTGTATCTGTGACTCTGGATGATTCCTTTGTTATCCATGATGTGAAGGTTGTTGAAGGCCAGAACGGTCTGTTTGTAGCGATGCCGAGCCGGAAAACTCCTGACGGGGAGTTCCGGGACATAGCTCATCCGATTACGTCAACTGCCCGAGAAGTGATACAGTCTGCTGTGCTTGAAGCTTACCAAAATGCTTTAGCTACAGCTTAA